A genomic window from Betta splendens chromosome 17, fBetSpl5.4, whole genome shotgun sequence includes:
- the LOC114844298 gene encoding MAU2 chromatid cohesion factor homolog — protein sequence MAASTEASEPWYLALLGFAEHFRTSSPPKIRLCVHCLQAVFQFKPPPRVEARTHLQLGSVLYRHTKNSELAQTHLEKAWFISQQISQFEDVKFEAASILSEFYCQQNLVDSAKPVLRKAIQISQQTPYWHCRLLFQLAQLHALEKDLVSACDLLGVGAEYARVMGSEYTRALFLLSKGMLLLMERKLSEVHPLLTLCGTIVENWQGNPIQKESLRVFFLVLQVTHYLDAGQVKSVKPCLKQLQQCIQTISTLHDDEILPTNPAALFHWLPKEHMCVLVYLVTVMHSMQAGYLEKAQKYTDKALMQLEKLKMLDSSPILSIFQVILLEHIIMCRLVTGHKATALQEISQVCQLCQQSPRLFTNHAAQLHTLLGLYCISVNCMDNAEAQFTAALQMTTHQELWTFIVTNLASVYIREGNRHQELYSLLERINPDHNFPVSSHCLRAAAFYIRGLLSFFQGRYNEAKRFLRETLKMSNAEDLNRLTACSLVLLGHIFFVLGNHRESNNMVVPAMQLASKIPDMSVQLWSSALLKDLNKACGNTMDAHEAAQMHQNFSQQLLQDHIAACSLPEHNLISWTDGLPPVQFQPQNGPATSLASLL from the exons ATGGCAGCGTCCACCGAGGCCTCGGAGCCCTGGTACCTGGCCCTGCTGGGCTTTGCGGAGCATTTTCGCACGTCGAGCCCGCCGAAGATCCGGCTGTGCGTGCACTGTCTGCAGGCGGTGTTTCAGTTCAAGCCGCCCCCGAGGGTCGAGGCCCGGACCCACCTGCAGCTGGGCTCGGTGCTGTACCGCCACACAAAGAACAGCGAGTTAGCACAGACGCACCTGGAGAAAGCG TGGTTCATATCTCAACAA ATCTCTCAGTTTGAAGATGTCAAGTTTGAAGCAGCAAGCATTTTATCAGAGTTCTACTGTCAACAG AACCTCGTGGACTCAGCCAAGCCAGTATTACGGAAGGCAATCCAGATCTCTCAGCAAACTCCTTACTGGCACTGCAGACTTCTTTTTCAGCTTGCA CAACTACATGCACTAGAGAAGGACTTGGTGTCAGCCTGTGACCTCTTGGGAGTTGGAGCAGAGTATGCAAGAGTCATGGGCTCCGAGTACACGAG AGCACTGTTTCTTCTAAGTAAAGGAATG ctgctgctaatgGAGAGGAAGCTGAGCGAAGTGCACCCTCTGCTGACACTGTGTGGCACCATTGTAGAGAACTGGCAGGGGAATCCCATTCAGAAGGAGTCGCTCAGGGTTTTCTTCCTCGTGCTGCAGGTCACACACTACCTGGACGCTGGACAG GTAAAGAGTGTGAAGCCTTGTctgaagcagctccagcagtgTATCCAGACCATCTCCACTCTCCATGATGACGAGATCCTACCCACTAATCCAGCAGCTCTCTTCCACTGGCTGCCCAAGGAGCacatgtgtgtgcttgtgtattTG GTGACGGTGATGCACTCAATGCAGGCTGGCTACTTAGAGAAAGCACAAAAGTACACAGACAAAGCTCTGATGCAGCTGGAAAAACTGAAGA TGCTGGACAGTAGCCCCATCCTGTCCATATTCCAAGTCATCCTGCTGGAGCATATCATCATGTGCAGGCTCGTCACTGGACACAAGGCCACAGCTTTACAAGAG ATTTCTCAGGTTTGCCAGCTTTGCCAGCAGTCGCCCAGGTTATTTACAAATCACGCTGCACAGCTTCATACTCTACTG GGCCTCTACTGCATTTCAGTGAACTGCATGGACAACGCTGAGGCTCAGTTCACTGCTGCTCTACAG ATGACTACACACCAGGAGCTGTGGACATTCATTGTAACTAACTTGGCCAGTGTCTACATACGAGAAGGAAACAGACATCAGGAG CTGTACAGCCTTCTAGAAAGGATTAATCCTGACCACAACTTTCCTGTCAG TTCTCATTGTCTACGAGCTGCAGCATTTTATATCAGAGGGCTGCTGTCTTTCTTCCAGGGACGTTACAATGAGGCCAA AAGATTTCTAAGGGAGACTCTGAAGATGTCAAATGCAGAGGATCTAAACAGGCTGACCGCCTGCTCGCTAGTCCTACTCGGCCACATCTTTTTTGTCCTGGGCAACCACAGG GAAAGCAATAATATGGTGGTTCCTGCTATGCAGCTCGCCAGTAAGATCCCTGACATGTCTGTGCAGCTCTGGTCCTCTGCACTTCTCAAAG ATCTGAACAAGGCTTGTGGAAACACCATGGATGCCCACGAGGCAgctcagatgcaccagaacttttcccagcagctcctgcaggaccACATCGCAGCATGCAGCCTCCCTGAACACAACCTCATCAGC tgGACAGATGGCCTCCCCCCGGTGCAGTTTCAGCCACAGAATGGACCTGCAACCAGCCTGGCCAGCCTGCTCTGA